One Paenibacillus sp. FSL H7-0737 DNA segment encodes these proteins:
- a CDS encoding carbohydrate ABC transporter permease: MEDNPLKLPLVLRQNTRKALEEERILNSERTKRRIQQILWHAVGFTFAAAWIIPFLWVVRTAFLPKDIAIDAGWSWDFTFENLIHVWNGAPFGRFLINTLLVCGVVLAVQLVTMTMAAYAFARVRFFGKDLLFMLFLVQIMVPPDVLIFSNYQVLNEMGLLDTKLGIMLPYFASSFGVFLLRQSFKQLPYELDEAARVEGASRLHILSRIYVPLSRPIYVSFAIVSVSFHWNDFLWPLIVTNSEENRLLTVGLAMFAKATESGAQWSDVCAATLIVSAPLMIGFLLFQRQVIGSFMSSGIKG; the protein is encoded by the coding sequence ATGGAGGATAATCCACTAAAGCTGCCCTTAGTATTAAGGCAGAATACACGCAAAGCTTTAGAAGAGGAGCGCATACTGAACTCCGAAAGAACGAAGCGCCGAATCCAGCAGATACTGTGGCATGCGGTTGGATTTACGTTTGCCGCGGCCTGGATCATTCCCTTCCTATGGGTGGTTAGAACGGCTTTTCTACCCAAAGACATCGCTATCGATGCGGGATGGTCTTGGGACTTCACGTTTGAGAATTTGATTCATGTCTGGAATGGAGCGCCTTTTGGACGATTTTTAATAAATACATTGCTTGTGTGCGGTGTTGTGCTTGCTGTGCAACTCGTTACAATGACGATGGCTGCTTATGCTTTCGCACGGGTACGATTCTTCGGAAAAGATCTGTTATTCATGTTATTTTTGGTGCAAATTATGGTGCCGCCAGATGTACTTATCTTTTCCAACTATCAGGTGTTGAACGAAATGGGGCTGCTGGATACCAAGCTGGGGATTATGCTACCTTACTTTGCCTCCTCCTTTGGAGTGTTTCTGTTAAGGCAGTCCTTCAAGCAATTACCCTATGAGCTGGATGAAGCTGCTCGGGTGGAGGGCGCATCACGCCTGCATATTCTTTCAAGAATCTATGTCCCACTGTCACGCCCGATTTATGTGTCCTTTGCGATCGTGTCGGTCAGCTTTCATTGGAATGATTTCTTGTGGCCCCTTATTGTAACCAATTCGGAGGAGAATCGCTTATTAACTGTAGGCTTGGCGATGTTCGCAAAAGCCACAGAGTCGGGTGCACAGTGGTCTGATGTCTGCGCGGCTACGTTGATTGTTTCGGCACCCTTAATGATTGGATTTTTATTGTTCCAGCGGCAAGTGATAGGTAGTTTTATGAGCTCTGGCATTAAAGGTTAG